A genomic region of Anopheles coustani chromosome 3, idAnoCousDA_361_x.2, whole genome shotgun sequence contains the following coding sequences:
- the LOC131260412 gene encoding IQ motif and SEC7 domain-containing protein 2-like, translating to MKDITYKISLKFHGFFYRFFSHHRLRNIVGRLPIGPRPDADTVLKSDTSNGPTTTAASKGRPGTGKIATATGSAKTQTPPKAGTTSAGSCSNVPTTTGTPATTATTTSNPSKAPRASRTAKQSIVANGRAKTSVARHHNHYHHHHHHHLPQQHQQQPGQPSAAISAFAATPQQQSQPSLKHYHIPLQDTYQASQQPLQPLQLTTLRLGQSSFYAPPPPPPPPPPPPATQHSTAPGLPVASACHPPQTLSLVLPPCNGGTSYLGQLSVSPSTTSSHQCHLHHHYHPQPAGRIAVISSPMSPPGSCCGAGPGGHPRPTELNCCQGAQATPKPDIPTPTLVKVKAWYTVTKQGLSY from the exons ATGAAAGATATTACGTATAAG ATTTCACTGAAATTTCATGGCTTTTTCTACCGCTTCTTTTCCCACCATCGTTTGCGCAACATTGTTGGTCGGCTCCCTATCGGTCCCCGGCCGGATGCGGACACAGTACTGAAATCCGACACATCGAACGGCCCGACAACGACCGCCGCCAGCAAGGGTCGCCCTGGAACGGGAAAGattgccaccgccaccggaagCGCAAAAACGCAAACACCACCGAAAGCCGGCACTACTAGTGCTGGTTCGTGCTCGAACGTGCCCACCACTACCGGCACGCCAGCTACAACCGCCACAACCACCAGCAACCCTTCGAAGGCACCTCGAGCATCCCGCACGGCCAAACAATCGATAGTGGCTAACGGGCGGGCGAAGACGAGCGTCGCTCGACATCacaaccactaccaccaccaccaccatcatcacctcccccagcagcatcagcagcagccgggTCAGCCTTCGGCAGCCATCTCGGCCTTCGCAGCAACGCCGCAGCAGCAGAGTCAACCGTCGCTCAAGCACTACCACATTCCGCTGCAAGACACCTACCAGGCCTCGCAGCAACCCCTGCAGCCACTGCAGCTGACCACGCTGCGGCTCGGCCAGAGCTCGTTCTAtgcaccacctccaccgcctcCGCCACCCCCACCGCCACCAGCGACCCAACACTCAACAGCACCCGGACTGCCGGTCGCGTCGGCGTGTCACCCTCCACAGACGCTCTCGCTCGTCCTCCCACCGTGCAACGGCGGAACGTCCTACCTGGGCCAGCTGTCCGTGTCCCCCTCGACGACATCTTCCCACCAGTGCCACCTGCACCATCACTACCACCCGCAACCGGCCGGTCGGATTGCGGTGATTTCCTCGCCAATGTCTCCACCCGGTTCGTGCTGTGGCGCCGGCCCCGGTGGCCATCCGCGACCGACCGAGCTGAACTGCTGCCAGGGTGCGCAGGCGACACCCAAGCCGGACATTCCGACGCCCACGCTGGTGAAGGTGAAGGCTTGGTATACGGTGACCAAGCAGGGCCTGTCCTACTGA
- the LOC131272239 gene encoding MICAL-like protein 1 isoform X1 produces the protein MSERRGTKALELWCRRVAEGYKDVKITNMSTSWRDGLAFCAIIHNFRPDLIDFASLSKDNVYYNNELAFTIAEQHLGIPSLLDPADMVKYEVPDRFSILTYLSQYYRVFSNQEPAANKKASEKDAKPDDLNPKMASIPAFVGVPKRATCNRCSNPIFLAERISFGEKSYHRSCLKCARCGTQLTVGSFYETETDGEYCCETCPDEELQLAKRRESSASSESSTHSSIGGGADPGGVPVVSTGLPRTVVRSSKLLDRISFFESAPLSDEEKTSNLERKSRMSSFLKQTLGNDEQEEQDKPPDLPVLPPPKQNSVDKQPITSAASTEPEDPTVDVEDEFEKLVQGLDDTAGREDISEKSISNELGLENVITSASSNTQVPSAVYEIKDHPSEEIQPSESIEESLTEATNVVLVPADIRKQSETSVELPETEKLKDSSLESDETLDDTINTNTVIQPTTEISLETVKDDRKCTEAIIEEEKQSSPTPPVLDSVPASVTESIVPEGKESTDPNLLPSHESVTSTEPKDSTNEPITSETQVLPDDSVLNTNLKQVPEELETSNKLKLESVEEPVESSKPAESEVPKDEKSVKPAVVIEPKKQTDEDNDDNEKRPVIQSPTADEEQYPSDLNPFGNDDEEDDAPSGKLTGVQNTTPSKPVPTARHISTNPFGSDDDDDDTPQSPSSKPPRPPPPKVKTTASSAVPANPFGEEDDDEQEEPAIVPVVSKPSPRRTPVPTPRKAHAYNDSVSSLDNSLMSSSRLSSSNVSLASSLESGPSSMVVPRRKKGKAPDVPVPPSGGASSPKPALVVVPSGADKTSTENLSNTSGSGTLTTPRKKRLAPAPPPSSSSTPKQSSPGSLGVSATSASGGLTRVPSQRLLTLDASLMADEHDPSDPVSRAPSNESVVYRRTIVPLVLDEDASSESPVHNAATSSERQWEKMKDNKEAQNRNRQSQSSPISEGSSGGANGSFGSLSILANKSSQGKWKRRKGPAPALPMLIAAPLPERKPIKMLPLKEIHQELQIIETQQQGLEKQGIVLEKMIRERCEGVEADVDLDIRLQTNSKEVEDLIMQLFELVNEKNELFRRQAELMYLRRMHRLEQEQADLEYEIRLLMAQPERNKTDSDKEKEEALIARLVEIVQLRNEVVECLEMDRIREAEEDLSIKQSIEERAASQQSKHGSSKKESSANTSATLPLTDAEKRDSSTKLSKKEKKKLKEAKKLSKSKKIDSEKDADETESSAIKEKKKKRKFLF, from the exons ATGTCCGAGCGTCGTGGAACGAAGGCACTAGAACTATGGTGCCGCCGGGTCGCCGAGGGCTACAAGGATGTTAAGATCACTAACATGAGCACGTCCTGGCGGGACGGTCTAGCTTTCTGCGCCATCATCCACAACTTCCGGCCGGATTTGAT CGATTTTGCCAGCCTCAGCAAGGACAACGTGTACTACAACAATGAACTAGCGTTCACCATCGCGGAGCAACATCTCGGCATACCGTCGCTGCTGGATCCGGCTGATATGGTCAAGTACGAGGTCCCGGATCGATTCTCCATTCTCACCTACCTGTCGCAGTACTACCGAGTGTTCAGCAATCAAG AACCTGCAGCGAACAAGAAAGCCTCCGAGAAGGACGCCAAACCCGACGACCTAAACCCGAAG ATGGCCAGCATACCAGCATTCGTGGGCGTACCCAAGCGCGCAACCTGCAACCGTTGTAGTAATCCCATCTTCCTGGCAGAACGGATTAGCTTCGGCGAGAAGAGCTACCACCGATCATGCCTGAAGTGTGCCCGTTGCGGAACCCAGCTAACGGTTGGCAGTTTCTACGAGACGGAAACGGACGGCGAGTACTGCTGCGAAACCTGCCCGGATGAGGAGCTTCAGCTGGCGAAGCGGCGCGAATCGTCTGCCTCGTCCGAGAGCAGCACCCACTCGTCGATTGGTGGCGGCGCCGACCCTGGTGGAGTTCCGGTGGTTTCGACCGGCCTGCCGCGAACCGTCGTACGTAGCAGTAAGCTGCTCGATCGGATCTCGTTCTTTGAGTCGGCACCGCTTAGCGATGAGGAGAAAACGTCCAACCTGGAACGGAAGTCGAGAATGAGCAGCTTTTTGAAGCAAACGCTTGGAAATGACGAACAGGAGGAGCAAGACAAACCGCCGGATCTTCCGGTATTGCCACCGCCGAAACAGAATAGCGTAGATAAGCAGCCAATAACGTCCGCCGCTTCCACTGAACCGGAAGATCCGACGGTCGACGTGGAGGATGAGTTTGAGAAACTTGTTCAAGGCCTCGACGACACTGCTGGCCGGGAGGACATTTCCGAGAAGTCTATTTCAAATGAGTTAGGATTAGAGAATGTAATAACCTCCGCAAGTAGCAACACGCAGGTTCCTTCTGCGGTGTACGAGATCAAAGACCACCCTTCCGAAGAAATTCAACCTTCCGAGTCCATTGAAGAGAGTTTGACGGAGGCAACCAACGTCGTGCTAGTTCCGGCTGACATTAGAAAACAATCCGAGACATCGGTAGAACTGCCGGAGACAGAAAAGCTAAAGGACTCCAGCCTGGAAAGTGATGAAACATTAGATGACACAATAAACACAAATACCGTTATTCAACCAACGACCGAGATCTCACTAGAGACTGTTAAAGATGATCGTAAATGTACCGAAGCGATTATTGAGGAAGAGAAACAATCGTCTCCTACGCCACCGGTGTTGGACTCGGTTCCAGCAAGTGTGACTGAATCTATTGTGCctgaaggaaaggaaagtacTGATCCTAATCTTTTGCCCAGCCACGAATCTGTGACAAGTACCGAACCGAAGGATTCGACAAACGAACCGATCACTAGCGAAACCCAGGTGTTGCCTGATGATTCTGTATTAAATACTAACCTTAAACAGGTGCCTGAAGAACTTGAAACGAGTAACAAGTTGAAATTGGAATCGGTAGAAGAACCTGTGGAAAGCAGCAAGCCGGCGGAATCCGAAGTGCCTAAGGATGAGAAGAGTGTCAAACCGGCGGTGGTGATTGAACCGAAAAAACAGACTGATGAAgataatgatgataatgaaAAGAGGCCAGTGATACAGAGTCCTACGGCCGATGAAGAGCAGTATCCATCCGATCTGAATCCGTTTGGAAATGACGACGAAGAGGATGATGCACCCAGCGGAAAGCTAACGGGAGTACAGAATACAACACCGTCGAAACCTGTTCCTACGGCACGCCACATCAGCACAAATCCTTTCGGCagtgacgatgacgatgatgatacgCCTCAATCGCCCTCATCGAAACCACCGCGGCCACCTCCACCGAAGGTAAAAACAACCGCTTCGAGTGCAGTGCCGGCGAATCCGTTCGGCgaggaagacgacgacgagcaAGAGGAACCGGCAATCGTGCCGGTGGTTTCAAAGCCCTCTCCACGCCGAACGCCGGTGCCGACGCCAAGGAAAGCGCACGCGTACAACGATTCCGTCAGCTCGCTCGATAACTCGCTCATGTCGAGCAGTCGGTTGAGCAGTTCGAACGTTTCGCTTGCGTCCAGCTTAGAGAGCGGTCCTTCGTCGATGGTTGTGCCGAGGCGCAAGAAGGGTAAGGCACCGGACGTGCCCGTACCACCGAGTGGAGGAGCATCTTCACCGAAGCCTGCTCTAGTCGTGGTGCCATCCGGTGCTGATAAAACGTCTACGGAGAACCTCTCCAATACCAGCGGTAGTGGAACTCTAACGACACCACGTAAGAAGCGGCtggcaccagcaccaccaccatcatcatcatcgacccCGAAGCAATCCTCGCCAGGCTCCCTGGGCGTTAGTGCTACTTCCGCAAGTGGGGGTCTGACGCGGGTACCAAGCCAACGGTTACTTACGCTCGATGCCAGCCTAATGGCCGACGAGCACGATCCATCCGATCCGGTGAGCCGAGCCCCGAGTAACGAATCGGTCGTCTACCGGCGAACCATTGTGCCGCTGGTGCTGGACGAGGACGCCAGTTCGGAATCGCCAGTGCACAACGCCGCCACCAGCAGCGAGCGACAGTGGGAGAAGATGAAGGACAACAAGGAAGCGCAAAACCGCAATCGCCAATCCCAGAGCTCGCCGATTAGCGAAGGCAGCAGTGGCGGAGCTAACGGAAGTTTCGGAAGCCTCTCCATTCTGGCGAACAAATCGTCCCAGGGCAAGTGGAAACGGCGCAAAGGGCCGGCACCCGCGTTGCCAATGCTGATCGCGGCACCACTGCCGGAGCGAAAGCCGATCAAAATGCTTCCCCTGAAGGAGATCCACCAGGAGCTACAGATCATCGAAACCCAGCAGCAGGGCCTGGAGAAGCAGGGCATCGTGCTGGAGAAGATGATCCGGGAGCGGTGCGAGGGGGTCGAGGCCGATGTCGATCTCGACATTCGGCTGCAGACAAACTCGAAGGAGGTGGAAGATCTGATCATGCAGCTGTTCGAGCTAGTGAACGAAAAGAACGAGCTGTTTCGTCGCCAAGCCGAGTTGATGTACTT ACGACGCATGCATCGGTTGGAACAGGAACAGGCTGATTTGGAGTACGAAATCCGGCTACTGATGGCTCAGCCGGAACGGAACAAAACCGATTCGGacaaggaaaaggaagagGCATTGATCGCGCGTTTAGTTGAA ATTGTCCAACTCCGGAACGAAGTTGTCGAATGCTTGGAGATGGATCGAATCCGGGAGGCCGAAGAAGACTTG TCAATTAAGCAGAGCATTGAAGAACGTGCCGCTAGCCAGCAGTCCAAGCATGGCAGCAGCAAGAAAGAATCATCCGCAAACACGTCGGCCACCCTGCCGCTGACCGATGCGGAAAAGCGCGACTCCTCCACGAAGCtctcgaaaaaggaaaagaaaaagctcaAGGAAGCAAAGAAGCTGTCCAAATCGAAGAAAATCGACTCGGAAAAG GATGCCGATGAAACGGAAAGCAGTGCGAttaaggagaagaaaaagaaaaggaaatttcTTTTCTAA
- the LOC131272239 gene encoding MICAL-like protein 1 isoform X2, which translates to MASIPAFVGVPKRATCNRCSNPIFLAERISFGEKSYHRSCLKCARCGTQLTVGSFYETETDGEYCCETCPDEELQLAKRRESSASSESSTHSSIGGGADPGGVPVVSTGLPRTVVRSSKLLDRISFFESAPLSDEEKTSNLERKSRMSSFLKQTLGNDEQEEQDKPPDLPVLPPPKQNSVDKQPITSAASTEPEDPTVDVEDEFEKLVQGLDDTAGREDISEKSISNELGLENVITSASSNTQVPSAVYEIKDHPSEEIQPSESIEESLTEATNVVLVPADIRKQSETSVELPETEKLKDSSLESDETLDDTINTNTVIQPTTEISLETVKDDRKCTEAIIEEEKQSSPTPPVLDSVPASVTESIVPEGKESTDPNLLPSHESVTSTEPKDSTNEPITSETQVLPDDSVLNTNLKQVPEELETSNKLKLESVEEPVESSKPAESEVPKDEKSVKPAVVIEPKKQTDEDNDDNEKRPVIQSPTADEEQYPSDLNPFGNDDEEDDAPSGKLTGVQNTTPSKPVPTARHISTNPFGSDDDDDDTPQSPSSKPPRPPPPKVKTTASSAVPANPFGEEDDDEQEEPAIVPVVSKPSPRRTPVPTPRKAHAYNDSVSSLDNSLMSSSRLSSSNVSLASSLESGPSSMVVPRRKKGKAPDVPVPPSGGASSPKPALVVVPSGADKTSTENLSNTSGSGTLTTPRKKRLAPAPPPSSSSTPKQSSPGSLGVSATSASGGLTRVPSQRLLTLDASLMADEHDPSDPVSRAPSNESVVYRRTIVPLVLDEDASSESPVHNAATSSERQWEKMKDNKEAQNRNRQSQSSPISEGSSGGANGSFGSLSILANKSSQGKWKRRKGPAPALPMLIAAPLPERKPIKMLPLKEIHQELQIIETQQQGLEKQGIVLEKMIRERCEGVEADVDLDIRLQTNSKEVEDLIMQLFELVNEKNELFRRQAELMYLRRMHRLEQEQADLEYEIRLLMAQPERNKTDSDKEKEEALIARLVEIVQLRNEVVECLEMDRIREAEEDLSIKQSIEERAASQQSKHGSSKKESSANTSATLPLTDAEKRDSSTKLSKKEKKKLKEAKKLSKSKKIDSEKDADETESSAIKEKKKKRKFLF; encoded by the exons ATGGCCAGCATACCAGCATTCGTGGGCGTACCCAAGCGCGCAACCTGCAACCGTTGTAGTAATCCCATCTTCCTGGCAGAACGGATTAGCTTCGGCGAGAAGAGCTACCACCGATCATGCCTGAAGTGTGCCCGTTGCGGAACCCAGCTAACGGTTGGCAGTTTCTACGAGACGGAAACGGACGGCGAGTACTGCTGCGAAACCTGCCCGGATGAGGAGCTTCAGCTGGCGAAGCGGCGCGAATCGTCTGCCTCGTCCGAGAGCAGCACCCACTCGTCGATTGGTGGCGGCGCCGACCCTGGTGGAGTTCCGGTGGTTTCGACCGGCCTGCCGCGAACCGTCGTACGTAGCAGTAAGCTGCTCGATCGGATCTCGTTCTTTGAGTCGGCACCGCTTAGCGATGAGGAGAAAACGTCCAACCTGGAACGGAAGTCGAGAATGAGCAGCTTTTTGAAGCAAACGCTTGGAAATGACGAACAGGAGGAGCAAGACAAACCGCCGGATCTTCCGGTATTGCCACCGCCGAAACAGAATAGCGTAGATAAGCAGCCAATAACGTCCGCCGCTTCCACTGAACCGGAAGATCCGACGGTCGACGTGGAGGATGAGTTTGAGAAACTTGTTCAAGGCCTCGACGACACTGCTGGCCGGGAGGACATTTCCGAGAAGTCTATTTCAAATGAGTTAGGATTAGAGAATGTAATAACCTCCGCAAGTAGCAACACGCAGGTTCCTTCTGCGGTGTACGAGATCAAAGACCACCCTTCCGAAGAAATTCAACCTTCCGAGTCCATTGAAGAGAGTTTGACGGAGGCAACCAACGTCGTGCTAGTTCCGGCTGACATTAGAAAACAATCCGAGACATCGGTAGAACTGCCGGAGACAGAAAAGCTAAAGGACTCCAGCCTGGAAAGTGATGAAACATTAGATGACACAATAAACACAAATACCGTTATTCAACCAACGACCGAGATCTCACTAGAGACTGTTAAAGATGATCGTAAATGTACCGAAGCGATTATTGAGGAAGAGAAACAATCGTCTCCTACGCCACCGGTGTTGGACTCGGTTCCAGCAAGTGTGACTGAATCTATTGTGCctgaaggaaaggaaagtacTGATCCTAATCTTTTGCCCAGCCACGAATCTGTGACAAGTACCGAACCGAAGGATTCGACAAACGAACCGATCACTAGCGAAACCCAGGTGTTGCCTGATGATTCTGTATTAAATACTAACCTTAAACAGGTGCCTGAAGAACTTGAAACGAGTAACAAGTTGAAATTGGAATCGGTAGAAGAACCTGTGGAAAGCAGCAAGCCGGCGGAATCCGAAGTGCCTAAGGATGAGAAGAGTGTCAAACCGGCGGTGGTGATTGAACCGAAAAAACAGACTGATGAAgataatgatgataatgaaAAGAGGCCAGTGATACAGAGTCCTACGGCCGATGAAGAGCAGTATCCATCCGATCTGAATCCGTTTGGAAATGACGACGAAGAGGATGATGCACCCAGCGGAAAGCTAACGGGAGTACAGAATACAACACCGTCGAAACCTGTTCCTACGGCACGCCACATCAGCACAAATCCTTTCGGCagtgacgatgacgatgatgatacgCCTCAATCGCCCTCATCGAAACCACCGCGGCCACCTCCACCGAAGGTAAAAACAACCGCTTCGAGTGCAGTGCCGGCGAATCCGTTCGGCgaggaagacgacgacgagcaAGAGGAACCGGCAATCGTGCCGGTGGTTTCAAAGCCCTCTCCACGCCGAACGCCGGTGCCGACGCCAAGGAAAGCGCACGCGTACAACGATTCCGTCAGCTCGCTCGATAACTCGCTCATGTCGAGCAGTCGGTTGAGCAGTTCGAACGTTTCGCTTGCGTCCAGCTTAGAGAGCGGTCCTTCGTCGATGGTTGTGCCGAGGCGCAAGAAGGGTAAGGCACCGGACGTGCCCGTACCACCGAGTGGAGGAGCATCTTCACCGAAGCCTGCTCTAGTCGTGGTGCCATCCGGTGCTGATAAAACGTCTACGGAGAACCTCTCCAATACCAGCGGTAGTGGAACTCTAACGACACCACGTAAGAAGCGGCtggcaccagcaccaccaccatcatcatcatcgacccCGAAGCAATCCTCGCCAGGCTCCCTGGGCGTTAGTGCTACTTCCGCAAGTGGGGGTCTGACGCGGGTACCAAGCCAACGGTTACTTACGCTCGATGCCAGCCTAATGGCCGACGAGCACGATCCATCCGATCCGGTGAGCCGAGCCCCGAGTAACGAATCGGTCGTCTACCGGCGAACCATTGTGCCGCTGGTGCTGGACGAGGACGCCAGTTCGGAATCGCCAGTGCACAACGCCGCCACCAGCAGCGAGCGACAGTGGGAGAAGATGAAGGACAACAAGGAAGCGCAAAACCGCAATCGCCAATCCCAGAGCTCGCCGATTAGCGAAGGCAGCAGTGGCGGAGCTAACGGAAGTTTCGGAAGCCTCTCCATTCTGGCGAACAAATCGTCCCAGGGCAAGTGGAAACGGCGCAAAGGGCCGGCACCCGCGTTGCCAATGCTGATCGCGGCACCACTGCCGGAGCGAAAGCCGATCAAAATGCTTCCCCTGAAGGAGATCCACCAGGAGCTACAGATCATCGAAACCCAGCAGCAGGGCCTGGAGAAGCAGGGCATCGTGCTGGAGAAGATGATCCGGGAGCGGTGCGAGGGGGTCGAGGCCGATGTCGATCTCGACATTCGGCTGCAGACAAACTCGAAGGAGGTGGAAGATCTGATCATGCAGCTGTTCGAGCTAGTGAACGAAAAGAACGAGCTGTTTCGTCGCCAAGCCGAGTTGATGTACTT ACGACGCATGCATCGGTTGGAACAGGAACAGGCTGATTTGGAGTACGAAATCCGGCTACTGATGGCTCAGCCGGAACGGAACAAAACCGATTCGGacaaggaaaaggaagagGCATTGATCGCGCGTTTAGTTGAA ATTGTCCAACTCCGGAACGAAGTTGTCGAATGCTTGGAGATGGATCGAATCCGGGAGGCCGAAGAAGACTTG TCAATTAAGCAGAGCATTGAAGAACGTGCCGCTAGCCAGCAGTCCAAGCATGGCAGCAGCAAGAAAGAATCATCCGCAAACACGTCGGCCACCCTGCCGCTGACCGATGCGGAAAAGCGCGACTCCTCCACGAAGCtctcgaaaaaggaaaagaaaaagctcaAGGAAGCAAAGAAGCTGTCCAAATCGAAGAAAATCGACTCGGAAAAG GATGCCGATGAAACGGAAAGCAGTGCGAttaaggagaagaaaaagaaaaggaaatttcTTTTCTAA